The following are encoded in a window of Diorhabda sublineata isolate icDioSubl1.1 chromosome 3, icDioSubl1.1, whole genome shotgun sequence genomic DNA:
- the LOC130442118 gene encoding tectonic-1, with amino-acid sequence MFCDINCCCDEDCSTENKEVFQYCLPEPRFFDARFCDYMKYIYINNTPVQWHINQNGMFCIIKSNYPKSYILQRIDPIKNFDESQMEKTNKFSWSKLHSDTNEDFNSSLKLMYGTPIWLLSRRGFHKFGIPNSFVRKNCLIKEEVFYLKNFETECFQTDLIESNPNLNLQNYYENIFFLSHPMLIDIKNWKEKIIENCPENVCLSIVPKVCDETFNNCEYILKNNTERITTRCNFAISSKMNTCYNIVKKLKYNIFHNGTKGIISVSLLAVMANITYEFGENPFEFKQEFSVNFLWENNKEKAVISLSGNPGYLIGKPILISRLLEIKNGTDLIMKIERNITNNLESVYVIPKTFNGDCLLNKSEFTNLEFGYNLLNKCKFQTTVYNDKKIVNATELCRAIQGSILNVWNIKNNTMVGLFGNANAMKFDDWQKILYKIDPDSLMNSTIGLYSSKKSYIFCRNLISELEIDIFHSKVDIDSLLNQEKILALSISFGGFTNKSLYYRKNSSSVYFESELKTFVTFYDLTAKKERLAASPPSLNMKLPYDFFYPFVRVNNGSVGVKFYLFAILLCLNVVFV; translated from the exons ATGTTTTGCGACATTAACTGTTGCTGCGACGAAGACTGCTCTACCGAAAATAAAGAAGTATTTCAATACTGTTTACCAGAACCCAGATTTTTCGATGCTAGGTTTTGTGACtacatgaaatatatttatattaataatactcCAGTGCAATGGCACATAAACCAAAATGGAatgttttgtattattaaaaGCAATTATCCAAAGTCCTACATCCTACAGCGCATAGAC ccaataaaaaattttgacgaATCTCaaatggaaaaaacaaataaattttcgtgGTCTAAGCTGCATTCTGATacaaatgaagattttaattcttctttgaAATTAATGTACGGAACTCCTATATGGCTTTTGAGTAGAAGAGGATTCCACAAGTTTG ggaTTCCCAATAGTTttgtaagaaaaaattgtttaataaagGAAGaggttttttatttgaaaaattttgaaaccgAATGCTTCCAAACTGATTTAATTGAAAGTAATCCAAATTTGAATTtgcaaaattattatgaaaacattttttttctgtctCATCCAATGTtgatagatataaaaaattggaaggaaaaaattattgag aacTGTCCGGAAAACGTATGTCTATCAATAGTTCCAAAAGTATGTGACGAGACTTTTAATAACTGCGaatatatcttaaaaaataatacagaaaGAATAACAACCCGGTGCAATTTCGCAATTTCCAGTAAAATGAATACATGTTACAATAtcgtcaaaaaattgaaatacaatattttccataatggTACTAAAGGAATAATCTCAGTATCATTATTAGCAGTTATGGCCAACATAACCTATGAGTTCGGGGAAAACCCTTTCGAATTTAAACAAGAATTTTCTGTAAACTTTCTTTGggaaaataataaagagaaaGCAGTTATAAGTTTAAGCGGTAATCCTGGATACTTGATAGGAAAACCGATACTGATAAGCAgattattagaaattaaaaacGGTACAGATTtgataatgaaaatagaaagaaatattaCTAACAATTTGGAAAGTGTTTATGTAATTCCCAAAACTTTCAATGGCGACTGTCTATTGAATAAAAGCGAATTCACTAATTTAGAATTTGGCTacaaccttctaaataaatgtaaatttcaAACAACGGTctataatgacaaaaaaattgtaaacgcCACTGAATTGTGTAGAGCAATTCAAGGATCAATCCTTAACGTATGGAATATAAAGAACAATACCATGGTAGGCCTGTTCGGTAATGCTAACGCAATGAAATTCGACGATTGGcagaaaatattgtacaaaattgATCCAGATAGTTTGATGAACAGTACAATTGGACTGTATTCTTCGAAAAAAAGTTAcatattttgtagaaatttaaTAAGCGAACTAGAGATTGATATATTTCACTCAAAAGTAGATATTGATTCATTACTAAATCAAGAAAAGATTTTAGCTTTATCCATATCTTTTGGAGGTTTCACAAATAAATCGTTATATTATAGGAAAAATAGTAGCTCCGTTTATTTCGAAAGCGAACTTAAAACATTTGTCACATTCTATGATTTAACTGCAAAAAAAGAGAGATTGGCAGCTAGTCCGCCAAGTTTGAATATGAAACTGCCTTATGATTTCTTTTATCCATTTGTACGAGTCAATAATGGCAGTGTTggtgttaaattttatttatttgccaTACTTTTATGTTTAAATGTggtatttgtttaa